The sequence AACCTTAAAATgtcttataataattattttattttattttactattttttctcttaaatccTTAGAattgttgtttaattttactatttcttATCAAAAAacaatattgaattttaaactttACTTATTTAACTATATCTATTTATCTAATCTAATCACAcgtaattttgtttgttactttcttattaaggactttcaatttttatatacattttaattttaattttcagatTAGATTTTTAGAACCGAATCCGATAAAATCCGAATTcattaagtttttaatttgaagTATTAGATtcagttttaaataaatacaaccccactaatatataatttctaaattgaTCAACCCAATCCAAGAACACccctatatataatttcagatttctttgttaattaagctttctaaaaaataatatttaattgtaattttaataatatattaagtttgttttctatttatacaataatttaagTTTGTATCAATACTATTTAATTGTATCAATACTATTTGCGatatcaatttataaatatataattaataaatctgttagtatatattttaaattaatttctataactATCAGATTAATAagatctaaatattaaaaattataaaagtaaactAAATTACTATTATTGTCTAAAACATGACAagcaattataaaatattgagaattttttttttatataaaattatgattaaaatactaattagtactaaattattatataatatgcaaatgtaaattaaattagatttttacttttctattattaCTTAGAGAtgtataacaaaataaataaataaaaaagaccaGTCTTTATACTAATTGACtagaatttataatatttataaatcgaacaaaaatttgaaacaaaaaaagttAGATTCTcagtaattttaaatgataaaagaattctCTTATTTTGTTACCTGTTTCACCTGTGAAGTGCCTTAAAATCATATAGActtcttgaaaatttttatgtttctcCAGACAGCAAATTCCAACAAAAGAATCATAGATTTGTTGCAATTGTGAGTTCTAACAATCTCCAGGCATGCcactccattttcttttccctgCCAAGTTCAGGGACTCGTGAAGAAAGGCTATTTAAACGGTCTCGAAAAAATGACAATGCCAAATGGAAATACAGGGAAACAAATGGACTCTTCCTCACATCACATAACATAACCAGGAGGTCCCAGCAGAACTAAACTAAAACGGCAATCTTACAAGAATTAAAACCAACTTCACATTTCATTCCAAAGCAACACGTTTAGCAAATTAAAGAAAGTATCAGAATCCACGGTTCACTGctgtaatttttattactcTAAGATAACAAGTGTTCCTGTTTGCCAACAATAAACATTGAAGACTAGCTGAAAAAGAATAACCAAAACAACCCGACTTAGGAAAACCGAATCCAAATCCAAACTTGTTTCTCTTATTGCATCAAAGCTTTGTGTATCACGAATCAGCCAGAAGCAGTCTTTCTCTGCTGGAAAATGACAGCGTAGATTGGAACAGCGACACCAATACTGAAGGCAGTGAAGACAGCAAGAGGCATTTTGATTTTCTGGTATTTCATCCTGTCCAAGTTGTACATGTGCTTTGCATGAAGATAGTATTCAGCATCATTATGTGCATGACTTCCATGACCTCCCCCCATCCTCTTCACTCCTGTGGAGTGAAGGCCTCTATTTGCTGTCATGCATCACAATTTACTTCT is a genomic window of Ricinus communis isolate WT05 ecotype wild-type chromosome 2, ASM1957865v1, whole genome shotgun sequence containing:
- the LOC8262702 gene encoding uncharacterized protein LOC8262702, with protein sequence MALNNGLRSASKLLSASQSVLSKSANRGLHSTGVKRMGGGHGSHAHNDAEYYLHAKHMYNLDRMKYQKIKMPLAVFTAFSIGVAVPIYAVIFQQRKTASG